One window of Candidatus Mycobacterium wuenschmannii genomic DNA carries:
- a CDS encoding virulence factor Mce family protein: protein MSTVFDFRNLRMPKVSRAAIIIGSLAIVAALVLAYLGLELYKKLTNNTVVAYFPVANALYNGDKVEIMGVKVGAIDKVEPAGDKMKVTFHYANKYKVPADAQAVILNPTLVASRLIQLEPPYKGGPTLADNAVIPEERTQVPTEWDELRNTITNVISKLGPTKQQPKGPFGDVIEAYADGLSGKGKQINTTFNDLSRALTALNQGRGDFFGVIRSLALFVNALHADDQKFVQLNKNLAQFTSSLTGSDQDLSNALQQFDGLLTTVRPFLDKNRDVLTQDINNLGDTTNTLVQPDALAGLENVLHVLPTALANANTIYHPAHSAIAAQPVGLLGMMGFANPMEFFCSSIQAASRLGYQESAELCAQYLAPILDAIKFNYPPFGLNLFNLAATTPKEVAYSEDRLHPPNGYKDTTVPGIWVPDTPTSHRNTQHGWITAPGMQGVKVSAVTASLLTPESLAELMGGPDIAPVQSHYQTPPGYPNAYNEEPGPAPFIGVPGNPAPVPPPPPGPNVIPGPPPPVPSPLGAPAPPPGPALPAEAPGGGQ, encoded by the coding sequence TTGAGTACCGTCTTTGATTTCCGGAACCTCCGTATGCCGAAGGTGTCGCGGGCGGCGATCATCATCGGCTCGCTCGCGATCGTTGCGGCGCTGGTGCTGGCCTACCTCGGCCTCGAGCTCTACAAGAAGCTGACCAACAACACCGTGGTTGCGTACTTCCCGGTGGCCAACGCCCTCTACAACGGCGACAAAGTCGAGATCATGGGCGTCAAGGTCGGTGCGATCGACAAGGTCGAGCCCGCCGGCGACAAGATGAAGGTCACCTTCCACTACGCGAACAAGTACAAGGTGCCCGCCGACGCACAGGCCGTGATCCTCAACCCGACGCTGGTGGCGTCGCGCCTGATTCAGCTCGAGCCGCCGTACAAGGGTGGCCCGACCCTGGCCGACAACGCGGTGATCCCCGAGGAGCGCACTCAGGTGCCGACCGAGTGGGACGAGCTGCGCAACACGATCACCAACGTCATCTCGAAGTTGGGACCTACCAAGCAGCAGCCCAAGGGGCCGTTCGGTGACGTCATCGAGGCCTACGCCGATGGACTGTCGGGCAAGGGCAAGCAGATCAACACCACGTTCAACGACCTGTCGCGCGCGCTGACTGCGCTGAACCAGGGTCGCGGCGACTTCTTCGGGGTGATCCGGAGCCTGGCGCTGTTCGTCAATGCCCTGCACGCCGACGACCAGAAGTTCGTCCAGCTCAACAAGAACCTGGCGCAGTTCACCAGCAGCCTGACCGGTTCGGATCAGGACCTGTCCAACGCGCTGCAGCAGTTCGACGGTCTGCTCACCACAGTCCGACCATTTTTGGATAAGAACCGCGACGTGCTGACTCAGGACATTAACAACCTTGGCGATACGACTAATACTCTCGTGCAGCCTGATGCGCTCGCCGGCTTGGAGAACGTCTTACACGTACTACCGACGGCGCTAGCAAACGCCAATACTATTTACCATCCCGCCCACAGTGCCATTGCGGCCCAGCCGGTAGGCCTCTTGGGCATGATGGGGTTCGCAAACCCGATGGAATTCTTCTGCAGCTCCATACAGGCGGCCAGTCGGCTGGGCTATCAAGAATCGGCCGAGCTTTGCGCCCAATATCTCGCGCCAATTCTCGATGCGATCAAGTTCAACTACCCACCCTTCGGCTTGAACCTGTTCAATCTCGCGGCAACCACACCGAAGGAAGTTGCCTACTCAGAGGACAGGCTTCACCCACCGAATGGGTATAAGGACACCACCGTGCCAGGTATCTGGGTCCCTGACACCCCGACTTCACACCGCAACACTCAACACGGCTGGATTACCGCACCGGGCATGCAAGGTGTCAAAGTTAGTGCCGTCACGGCAAGCTTGCTCACACCTGAATCACTGGCCGAATTGATGGGTGGGCCAGACATCGCGCCCGTCCAGTCGCATTATCAGACGCCGCCGGGATACCCGAATGCCTACAACGAAGAGCCCGGCCCGGCGCCGTTCATCGGCGTTCCTGGGAACCCGGCTCCCGTACCGCCTCCGCCACCGGGGCCAAACGTCATCCCAGGCCCGCCGCCACCGGTGCCGTCGCCGCTAGGAGCGCCGGCGCCGCCGCCCGGGCCCGCGTTGCCTGCTGAGGCGCCAGGAGGGGGACAATGA
- a CDS encoding virulence factor Mce family protein produces MRVILCKVRHRIWQSLVLLVAALVLSSCGWKGISNVSLPGGPGSGAHGYTLYVQVPDTLAINGNSKVMVADVFVGSIRKIELKNWVATLTLGVDKNVKLPKNATAKIGQTSLLGSQHIELAAPADPSSQMLKNGDTIPLKNSSSYPSTEQTLASLAMVVRGGGLPNLEVLQNEVNKILSGRGPQIRAFLGKLDTFTRRLNEQSDDITHAIDSSNRLLEYVGTRSATLDRALTEFPPLIKYLASPEYTKHLIDAVDSVGALSRATAQYAGEARGPLHQDLQALQCPLRELGKASPYLLGALKLIFTAPFDLDTLPKLIRGDFMNSSLEIDTTLSAIDNAFLTGTGFSGALRALEQSYGRDPATMIPDVRYTPNPNDAPGGPLVERADRQC; encoded by the coding sequence ATGCGCGTGATCTTGTGCAAGGTCCGTCACCGGATCTGGCAGAGCCTCGTATTGCTCGTTGCCGCATTGGTTTTGAGTTCGTGTGGCTGGAAGGGTATTTCGAACGTCTCGCTGCCCGGCGGTCCGGGCAGTGGCGCCCACGGCTACACGCTGTACGTGCAGGTGCCCGACACGCTTGCCATCAACGGCAACAGCAAGGTGATGGTGGCCGATGTGTTCGTCGGCTCGATCCGCAAGATCGAACTCAAGAACTGGGTCGCGACGCTGACGCTGGGCGTGGACAAGAACGTCAAGCTGCCGAAGAACGCCACGGCCAAGATCGGCCAGACCAGCCTCCTCGGTTCGCAGCACATCGAACTGGCCGCACCCGCCGACCCGTCTTCTCAGATGCTGAAGAACGGCGACACGATTCCGCTGAAGAACTCGTCGTCCTACCCCAGCACCGAGCAGACGCTGGCCAGCTTGGCGATGGTGGTCCGCGGCGGCGGACTGCCCAACCTGGAAGTCCTACAGAACGAGGTCAACAAGATCCTGTCCGGCCGCGGACCGCAGATCCGCGCATTCCTGGGCAAGCTGGACACCTTCACCCGCCGGCTCAACGAGCAGAGCGACGACATCACCCACGCCATCGACTCGTCGAACCGGCTGCTGGAGTACGTCGGAACCCGATCGGCGACGCTGGACCGCGCACTGACCGAGTTCCCGCCGCTGATCAAGTACCTGGCGAGCCCCGAGTACACCAAGCATCTGATCGACGCTGTCGACTCGGTGGGCGCGCTCAGCCGGGCTACGGCGCAGTATGCCGGGGAAGCGCGCGGACCCTTGCACCAAGACTTGCAGGCGCTGCAGTGCCCGCTGAGGGAACTGGGCAAGGCATCGCCGTATTTGCTGGGGGCCCTTAAGCTGATCTTCACCGCGCCGTTCGACCTGGACACTTTGCCGAAGCTGATCCGTGGTGACTTTATGAACTCGTCGCTCGAGATCGACACCACGCTGTCGGCGATCGACAATGCGTTCCTGACCGGTACCGGATTCTCCGGCGCTCTGCGGGCGCTGGAGCAGTCCTACGGCCGCGACCCGGCGACGATGATCCCGGACGTGCGCTACACGCCGAACCCGAACGACGCGCCCGGCGGGCCACTGGTGGAGAGGGCGGACCGGCAATGCTGA
- a CDS encoding virulence factor Mce family protein, with amino-acid sequence MRTLEPANRKRIGLMGLIVTVLTVAVGQTLTSIPQIFAQPSYFGQFTDSGQLNKGDKVRIAGVDVGQVEAIEINGDHVVMKFSTGSDTIGTESRLAIKTDTILGKKVLEIEPRGTTTLRPGGTLPLGQSTTPYQIYDAFFDVTKAAAGWNIDTVKQSLNVLSETIDQTAPHLSAALDGVAKFSDTVGKRDEQITHLLAQANQIAQILGDRSQQVDRLFVNSNNLLAAFNQRSAAVSALLSNVSAFSAQVQNLINDNPNLNHVLEQLRTVSDLLDKRKDDLAQVLKTFGKTVSGLNETVASAPYFKVQVTNLLPYWILQPWVDAAFKKRGIDPEDFWRSAGLPAGKFPDPNGTRFPNGAPPPAPQLLEGTADHPGPAIPPGSPCSYAPPPEFLPRPGNPMPCAGADQNAGPFGPNGPYPNPNIASSPPNPNGLPPTPGIPIAGRPGQVQPDVPGTPVPIAPGPPGGRTEPLGPLPGPAPGNPAAAPPPAPMAVPPAPPGPGAQLPAPYIANTGGAGGSGAQGGNGN; translated from the coding sequence ATGAGAACACTAGAGCCGGCCAACCGTAAGCGTATCGGCCTGATGGGCCTGATCGTGACCGTGCTGACCGTCGCGGTCGGTCAGACCCTGACAAGCATCCCGCAGATTTTCGCGCAGCCCAGCTACTTCGGGCAGTTCACCGACTCGGGACAGCTGAACAAGGGTGACAAGGTTCGCATCGCCGGGGTAGACGTCGGCCAGGTCGAGGCTATCGAGATCAACGGCGACCATGTCGTGATGAAATTCTCGACCGGTAGCGACACCATTGGTACCGAGAGTCGGTTGGCGATCAAGACCGACACCATCCTCGGCAAGAAGGTGCTCGAGATCGAGCCTCGCGGTACCACGACGCTGCGGCCCGGGGGCACGCTACCGCTTGGACAGAGCACCACGCCCTACCAGATCTACGACGCGTTCTTCGACGTTACGAAGGCCGCGGCCGGTTGGAACATCGATACCGTCAAACAGTCGCTGAATGTCTTGTCTGAAACAATCGATCAGACGGCGCCGCACCTGAGCGCGGCACTAGACGGCGTGGCGAAGTTCTCTGACACCGTCGGCAAGCGCGACGAGCAGATCACCCACCTGCTCGCGCAGGCCAACCAGATCGCTCAGATCCTGGGTGACCGCAGCCAGCAGGTCGACCGGTTGTTCGTGAACTCCAACAACCTGCTGGCCGCCTTTAATCAGCGCAGTGCCGCGGTCAGCGCGCTGCTAAGTAACGTCTCGGCATTTTCGGCTCAGGTACAAAACCTGATCAACGACAACCCGAACCTGAATCACGTCCTCGAGCAACTGCGCACGGTCAGTGACCTACTGGACAAGCGCAAGGACGATCTCGCACAAGTACTCAAGACGTTCGGTAAGACCGTTTCGGGTCTGAATGAGACTGTGGCGTCGGCGCCCTACTTCAAGGTGCAGGTGACAAATCTGTTGCCCTACTGGATCCTGCAGCCGTGGGTGGACGCAGCATTCAAGAAGCGCGGCATCGACCCCGAAGACTTCTGGCGCAGCGCCGGTTTGCCCGCGGGCAAGTTCCCCGACCCCAACGGCACCCGATTCCCCAACGGTGCCCCGCCGCCCGCACCGCAGTTGCTGGAAGGGACCGCGGACCACCCGGGTCCGGCCATCCCGCCGGGATCGCCGTGCTCGTACGCGCCGCCGCCAGAGTTCCTTCCGCGGCCGGGCAACCCGATGCCGTGCGCGGGCGCCGACCAGAACGCCGGTCCGTTCGGGCCCAACGGGCCGTACCCGAACCCGAACATCGCGTCGTCGCCGCCGAACCCGAACGGGCTGCCGCCGACCCCGGGCATCCCAATCGCCGGACGGCCGGGCCAGGTACAGCCGGACGTGCCGGGTACACCCGTGCCGATCGCGCCGGGCCCCCCGGGCGGGCGCACCGAACCGCTCGGACCGCTGCCCGGACCGGCTCCGGGCAACCCGGCGGCCGCGCCACCCCCGGCGCCGATGGCGGTCCCCCCGGCACCGCCGGGACCGGGTGCGCAGCTACCTGCGCCCTACATCGCTAACACCGGCGGAGCCGGCGGCAGCGGAGCGCAAGGAGGTAACGGGAATTGA
- a CDS encoding MCE family protein encodes MLTKFIRRQLVIFGILTAVALLVLGVYYLRIPSLVGIGQYQLKAELPASGGLYPTSNVTYRGITIGKVTSVEPTEKGAEATMSIDSNFKIPLDASANVHSVSAVGEQYLDLVSEGKSHGFFSPGQTMIKGTVPSEIGPALDTANRGLTVLPKDKIGKLLDETAESVGGLGPALQRLVDSTQAIVGDFKTNINQVDDIIQNSAPILDSQAVSSNAIERWAHNLNILGGEAANNDGHLKSILNQAAPTADQVNSVFSGVREALPQTLANLEIVIDMLKRYHPGLEQTLVFLPQLGSIVQAVSAPYEKDRMAALDLTLAINYPPPCLTGFRPAPEWRSPADTSIGQLRDNNYCRIPQDFQGNAVRGVRNIPCMDVPGKRAPTPADCRSNKPYEPLGTNPWYGDPNQIRNCPAPGARCDQPVDPGKVIPAPSVNNGLNPLPANRLPPAGQTPPPTSDPLQRPGSGSVQCNGQQPNPCIYTPGGPPAAVYSPMSGEVAGPDGSKYSVNNSRNTGDDGWKEMLAPAS; translated from the coding sequence ATGCTGACCAAGTTCATCAGGCGTCAGCTGGTCATCTTTGGCATCCTGACCGCGGTGGCGCTGCTGGTTCTCGGTGTGTACTACCTGCGCATCCCGTCGCTGGTCGGTATCGGGCAGTACCAGCTGAAGGCCGAGTTGCCGGCGTCGGGCGGTCTGTACCCGACGTCCAACGTGACCTATCGCGGCATCACGATCGGCAAGGTGACCTCCGTCGAGCCGACGGAGAAGGGCGCCGAGGCGACGATGAGCATCGACAGCAACTTCAAGATTCCGCTCGATGCCTCGGCGAACGTGCACTCGGTGTCGGCGGTCGGCGAGCAATACCTCGACCTGGTCTCGGAGGGCAAGTCGCACGGCTTCTTCTCGCCTGGCCAGACGATGATCAAGGGCACCGTGCCGAGTGAGATCGGCCCAGCCCTGGACACCGCCAACCGCGGTCTCACGGTGTTGCCCAAGGACAAAATCGGTAAGCTGCTCGACGAGACGGCGGAGTCGGTGGGTGGCCTGGGGCCGGCGCTGCAGCGGTTGGTCGACTCGACCCAAGCGATCGTCGGCGACTTCAAGACCAACATCAACCAGGTCGACGACATCATTCAGAATTCGGCGCCGATCCTGGACAGCCAGGCTGTCTCGAGCAACGCGATCGAGCGGTGGGCGCACAATCTCAACATCCTGGGCGGCGAAGCGGCCAACAATGACGGCCACCTCAAGAGCATCCTGAATCAGGCGGCGCCGACCGCTGATCAGGTCAACTCGGTGTTCAGCGGCGTTCGCGAAGCCCTGCCCCAAACCCTGGCGAACCTCGAGATCGTCATCGACATGCTCAAGCGCTACCACCCGGGGCTTGAGCAGACATTGGTGTTCCTGCCGCAACTTGGATCGATCGTCCAGGCTGTCTCCGCGCCTTACGAAAAGGATCGGATGGCCGCGCTCGACCTGACTCTGGCAATCAACTATCCGCCGCCATGCTTGACGGGATTCAGGCCTGCACCCGAATGGAGGTCACCTGCGGACACAAGTATTGGCCAGTTGCGTGACAACAACTACTGCCGTATTCCTCAAGACTTTCAGGGGAACGCCGTGCGCGGCGTTCGCAACATTCCATGCATGGACGTGCCCGGGAAGCGGGCACCCACGCCGGCGGATTGTCGTAGCAACAAACCCTACGAGCCGCTGGGCACCAACCCCTGGTACGGCGACCCGAACCAGATCCGCAACTGCCCGGCGCCCGGCGCCCGGTGTGACCAGCCAGTAGACCCCGGCAAGGTGATCCCCGCGCCGTCGGTCAACAACGGCCTCAACCCGTTGCCCGCCAACCGGCTCCCACCGGCTGGGCAGACCCCGCCCCCGACCAGCGACCCATTGCAGCGGCCTGGTTCGGGCTCGGTCCAGTGCAACGGACAACAACCCAACCCGTGCATCTACACTCCGGGCGGGCCGCCGGCGGCCGTCTATAGTCCGATGAGTGGCGAGGTAGCGGGCCCCGACGGTTCTAAGTACTCCGTCAACAACTCGCGCAACACAGGAGATGACGGATGGAAGGAGATGCTGGCGCCAGCCAGCTGA